The Brassica napus cultivar Da-Ae chromosome C7, Da-Ae, whole genome shotgun sequence genome has a segment encoding these proteins:
- the LOC111207501 gene encoding CMP-sialic acid transporter 4 isoform X3, which translates to MEYRKIKDEDDDHDVASDLESLKGKPHTVASSNIALVGAGSNERTNWKRKGVVTCALTILTSSQAILIVWSKRAGKYEYSVTTANFLVETLKCALSLLALTRIWKNEGVTDDNRLSTTYDEVKVFPIPAALYLFKNLLQYYIFAYVDAPGYQILKNLNIISTGVLYRIILKKKLSEIQWAGFILLCCGCTTAQLNSNSDRVLQTSLPGWIMAIVMALLSGFAGVYTEAIIKKRPSRNINVQNFWLYVFGMAFNAVAIVIQDFDAVANKGFFHGYSFITVLMILNHALSGIAVSMVMKYADNIVKVYSTSVAMLLTAVVSVFLFNFHLSLAFFLGSTVVSVSVYLHSAGKLR; encoded by the exons ATGGAGTACCGTAAAATCAAAGACGAGGATGATGATCATGACGTGGCTTCTGATCTCGAGAGTTTAAAGGGAAAACCTCACACcg TTGCTTCGAGTAACATTGCTCTGGTTGGTGCTGGATCGAACGAAAGAACCAACTGGAAACGAAA GGGTGTAGTAACATGTGCACTGACCATCCTCACGAGCTCCCAAGCCATACTCATAGTTTGGTCTAAACGAGCTGGCAAGTATGAGTACAGTGTTACCACCGCCAACTTCTTG GTTGAGACTCTAAAGTGTGCGTTGTCTCTTCTTGCGTTGACAAGAATATGGAAGAACGAAGGTGTTACTGACGATAATAGGTTAAGCACAACGTATGACGAAGTTAAAGTCTTTCCCATTCCTGCTGCTTTGTATCTTTTCAAGAATCTCTTACAG TACTATATTTTTGCATACGTTGACGCGCCAGGCTATCAGATATTGAAGAACCTGAACATCATAAGTACTGGTGTCTTGTACAGGATTATACTCAAGAAAAA GTTGAGCGAGATTCAgtgggcgggcttcatcctatTGTGTTGTGGATGCACCACTGCTCAGTTGAATTCAAA TTCTGATCGTGTACTTCAGACATCTCTTCCCGGCTGGATTATGGCAATT GTTATGGCTCTTTTAAGTGGTTTCGCTGGAGTGTACACAGAG GCTATAATAAAAAAGAGGCCATCAAGGAATATAAATGTACAGAACTTCTGGCTATACGTCTTTGGGATGGCTTTCAATGCTGTTGCTATTGTCATCCAAGATTTCGATGCCGTGGCTAATAA agGATTCTTCCATGGTTACTCATTTATCACAGTACTCATGATTCTCAACCATGCTCTCAG TGGTATTGCTGTGTCAATGGTGATGAAATATGCAGACAATATTGTAAAG GTTTATTCGACGTCAGTGGCAATGCTTCTCACCGCGGTTGTCTCTGTATTCCTATTCAATTTTCATCTTTCACTAGCTTTCTTCCTTGGTTCAAC GGTCGTCTCTGTTTCAGTATATTTGCATTCAGCTGGGAAGCTACGATGA
- the LOC111207501 gene encoding CMP-sialic acid transporter 4 isoform X1 translates to MEYRKIKDEDDDHDVASDLESLKGKPHTVASSNIALVGAGSNERTNWKRKGGRGVVTCALTILTSSQAILIVWSKRAGKYEYSVTTANFLVETLKCALSLLALTRIWKNEGVTDDNRLSTTYDEVKVFPIPAALYLFKNLLQYYIFAYVDAPGYQILKNLNIISTGVLYRIILKKKLSEIQWAGFILLCCGCTTAQLNSNSDRVLQTSLPGWIMAIVMALLSGFAGVYTEAIIKKRPSRNINVQNFWLYVFGMAFNAVAIVIQDFDAVANKGFFHGYSFITVLMILNHALSGIAVSMVMKYADNIVKVYSTSVAMLLTAVVSVFLFNFHLSLAFFLGSTVVSVSVYLHSAGKLR, encoded by the exons ATGGAGTACCGTAAAATCAAAGACGAGGATGATGATCATGACGTGGCTTCTGATCTCGAGAGTTTAAAGGGAAAACCTCACACcg TTGCTTCGAGTAACATTGCTCTGGTTGGTGCTGGATCGAACGAAAGAACCAACTGGAAACGAAA GGGGGGCAGGGGTGTAGTAACATGTGCACTGACCATCCTCACGAGCTCCCAAGCCATACTCATAGTTTGGTCTAAACGAGCTGGCAAGTATGAGTACAGTGTTACCACCGCCAACTTCTTG GTTGAGACTCTAAAGTGTGCGTTGTCTCTTCTTGCGTTGACAAGAATATGGAAGAACGAAGGTGTTACTGACGATAATAGGTTAAGCACAACGTATGACGAAGTTAAAGTCTTTCCCATTCCTGCTGCTTTGTATCTTTTCAAGAATCTCTTACAG TACTATATTTTTGCATACGTTGACGCGCCAGGCTATCAGATATTGAAGAACCTGAACATCATAAGTACTGGTGTCTTGTACAGGATTATACTCAAGAAAAA GTTGAGCGAGATTCAgtgggcgggcttcatcctatTGTGTTGTGGATGCACCACTGCTCAGTTGAATTCAAA TTCTGATCGTGTACTTCAGACATCTCTTCCCGGCTGGATTATGGCAATT GTTATGGCTCTTTTAAGTGGTTTCGCTGGAGTGTACACAGAG GCTATAATAAAAAAGAGGCCATCAAGGAATATAAATGTACAGAACTTCTGGCTATACGTCTTTGGGATGGCTTTCAATGCTGTTGCTATTGTCATCCAAGATTTCGATGCCGTGGCTAATAA agGATTCTTCCATGGTTACTCATTTATCACAGTACTCATGATTCTCAACCATGCTCTCAG TGGTATTGCTGTGTCAATGGTGATGAAATATGCAGACAATATTGTAAAG GTTTATTCGACGTCAGTGGCAATGCTTCTCACCGCGGTTGTCTCTGTATTCCTATTCAATTTTCATCTTTCACTAGCTTTCTTCCTTGGTTCAAC GGTCGTCTCTGTTTCAGTATATTTGCATTCAGCTGGGAAGCTACGATGA
- the LOC106348135 gene encoding thioredoxin reductase 1, mitochondrial isoform X1 — translation MSCLNRSRLLIKSLISRPPSLASAFSSSAVMNGLETHSTKLCIVGSGPAAHTAAIYAARAELNPLLFEGWMANDIAPGGQLTTTTDVENFPGFPDGILGADLTDNFRRQSERFGAKIFTETVTKVDFSSKPLKLFTDSRAVIADAVILATGAVAKRLTFPGSGDGSGEGTGGFWNRGISACAVCDGAAPIFRGKPLAVIGGGDSAMEEASFLTKYGSKVSIIHRRDAFRASKIMQQRVFANPKIDVVWNSTVVEAYGDGVLGGLKVKNVVTGDVEDLRVSGLFFAIGHEPATRFLDGAVELDSDGYVVTKAGSTETSVAGVFAAGDVQDKKYRQAVTAAGTGCMAALDAEHYLQEIGSQQVGVEYRMLFKAVALMLN, via the exons ATGAGTTGTCTGAATCGTTCGCGGCTACTTATCAAGTCCTTGATAAGCAGACCACCGTCTCTCGCCTCCGCGTTTTCTTCCTCCGCCGTCATGAACGGACTCGAAACTCACAGCACGAAGCTCTGCATCGTCGGAAGCGGCCCCGCCGCACACACCGCCGCTATCTACGCCGCCAGAGCCGAGCTCAACCCTCTCCTCTTCGAAGGATGGATGGCCAACGACATCGCACCGGGAGGCCAGCTAACAACCACCACCGACGTCGAGAACTTCCCCGGATTCCCGGACGGCATCCTCGGCGCAGACCTAACCGACAACTTCCGCCGCCAATCGGAGCGGTTCGGCGCCAAAATCTTCACCGAGACGGTGACCAAAGTCGACTTCTCCTCCAAGCCGCTCAAGCTCTTCACCGACTCCAGAGCCGTGATCGCCGACGCCGTGATCCTCGCCACCGGAGCCGTCGCGAAACGCCTCACCTTCCCCGGCTCCGGCGATGGCTCCGGCGAGGGCACCGGAGGTTTCTGGAACCGCGGCATCTCGGCGTGCGCGGTCTGCGACGGAGCGGCGCCGATATTCCGCGGCAAGCCTCTGGCGGTGATCGGCGGCGGCGACTCGGCGATGGAGGAGGCGAGTTTTTTGACCAAGTACGGATCCAAGGTGAGTATTATACATAGGAGAGATGCGTTCAGAGCGTCTAAGATTATGCAGCAGAGAGTTTTTGCGAATCCGAAGATCGATGTGGTGTGGAACTCGACGGTTGTGGAGGCTTATGGAGACGGGGTGCTTGGAGGGTTGAAGGTGAAGAATGTGGTTACTGGTGACGTGGAGGATTTGAGAGTGAGTGGGTTGTTTTTCGCTATTGGTCATGAGCCGGCTACGAGGTTTTTGGATGGTGCGGTTGAGTTGGATTCGGATGGGTATGTGGTGACGAAGGCTGGGAGTACGGAGACTAGCGTTGCTGGAGTTTTTGCGGCGGGGGATGTTCAGGATAAGAAGTATAGGCAGGCGGTTACAGCTGCTGGAACTG GATGCATGGCAGCGTTGGATGCGGAGCACTACTTACAGGAGATTGGATCGCAGCAAG TTGGAGTTGAGTATCGGATGTTGTTCAAAGCTGTAGCTCTAATGTTAAACTAG
- the LOC106348136 gene encoding ankyrin repeat domain-containing protein 2A — protein MASNPDKNLSPSDEKTGSTESPKPESTASGSSPSSAALNFNAFDFSNMAGILNDPSIRELAEQIAKDPAFNQLAEQLQRSIPNAAQGGAGEGSFPNIDPQQYVSTMQQVMHNPEFQTMAERLGKALVQDPQMSPFLEAFSNPETAEHFTERMARMKEDPELKPILDEIDAGGPSAMMKYWNDKDVLKKLGEAMGMPVAGLPGQTASAEPEVAAEEGEEEEEESVVHQTASLGDVEGLKNALESGGNKDEEDSEGRTALHFACGYGELKCAQVLIDAGASVNAVDKNKNTPLHYAAGYGRKECVSLLLENGAAVTLQNQDEKTPIDVAKLNNQVEVVKLLEKDAFL, from the exons ATGGCTTCCAATCCAGACAAGAATCTGTCTCCTTCAG ATGAGAAAACCGGTTCGACCGAGAGTCCTAAACCGGAATCAACAGCCTCTGGGAGTTCACCTTCATCAGCTGCCCTCAATTTCAATGCTTTTGATTTCTCTAACATGGCTGGTATCCTCAAC GATCCAAGCATTAGAGAATTGGCTGAGCAGATTGCTAAAGATCCCGCCTTTAACCAATTAGCTGAGCAGCTTCAGAGATCTATCCCAAACGCAGCTCAAGGAGGAGCAGGAGAAGGAAGTTTCCCTAACATTGATCCGCAACAGTATGTTAGCACGATGCAGCAGGTTATGCATAACCCTGAGTTTCAGACTATGGCTGAGCGTCTTGGTAAAGCCTTAGTTCAG GATCCACAAATGTCTCCGTTTTTGGAAGCTTTCTCGAATCCTGAAACGGCAGAGCATTTTACTGAGCGTATGGCGAGGATGAAGGAGGATCCGGAGTTGAAACCTATACTTGATGAGATTGATGCTGGTGGTCCTTCTGCTATGATGAA GTACTGGAATGATAAAGATGTGCTGAAGAAGCTTGGTGAAGCAATGGGTATGCCTGTTGCTGGCTTGCCAGGCCAGACTGCTTCAGCTGAACCCGAGGTAGCAGCGGAAGAaggtgaggaagaagaagaagagtctgTTGTTCATCAAACTGCTAGTCTTGGTGATGTTGAG GGTTTGAAAAATGCTTTGGAATCTGGTGGTaacaaagatgaagaagattctGAAGGAAGGACAGCATTGCATTTTGCTTGTGGATACGGCGAG TTGAAATGTGCTCAAGTCCTTATCGACGCTGGAGCAAGTGTTAACGCGGTTGACAAAAACAAGAACACACCTCTTCATTACGCTGCTGGTTACGGGAGGAAAGAGTGTGTTAGCCTTCTCCTAGAGAATGGTGCTGCAGT GACTCTGCAAAACCAAGACGAGAAGACACCCATTGACGTGGCCAAGCTCAACAACCAAGTCGAGGTGGTGAAGCTGCTCGAGAAGGACGCTTTCCTTTGA
- the LOC106348135 gene encoding thioredoxin reductase 1, mitochondrial isoform X2, producing the protein MSCLNRSRLLIKSLISRPPSLASAFSSSAVMNGLETHSTKLCIVGSGPAAHTAAIYAARAELNPLLFEGWMANDIAPGGQLTTTTDVENFPGFPDGILGADLTDNFRRQSERFGAKIFTETVTKVDFSSKPLKLFTDSRAVIADAVILATGAVAKRLTFPGSGDGSGEGTGGFWNRGISACAVCDGAAPIFRGKPLAVIGGGDSAMEEASFLTKYGSKVSIIHRRDAFRASKIMQQRVFANPKIDVVWNSTVVEAYGDGVLGGLKVKNVVTGDVEDLRVSGLFFAIGHEPATRFLDGAVELDSDGYVVTKAGSTETSVAGVFAAGDVQDKKYRQAVTAAGTGCMAALDAEHYLQEIGSQQGKSD; encoded by the exons ATGAGTTGTCTGAATCGTTCGCGGCTACTTATCAAGTCCTTGATAAGCAGACCACCGTCTCTCGCCTCCGCGTTTTCTTCCTCCGCCGTCATGAACGGACTCGAAACTCACAGCACGAAGCTCTGCATCGTCGGAAGCGGCCCCGCCGCACACACCGCCGCTATCTACGCCGCCAGAGCCGAGCTCAACCCTCTCCTCTTCGAAGGATGGATGGCCAACGACATCGCACCGGGAGGCCAGCTAACAACCACCACCGACGTCGAGAACTTCCCCGGATTCCCGGACGGCATCCTCGGCGCAGACCTAACCGACAACTTCCGCCGCCAATCGGAGCGGTTCGGCGCCAAAATCTTCACCGAGACGGTGACCAAAGTCGACTTCTCCTCCAAGCCGCTCAAGCTCTTCACCGACTCCAGAGCCGTGATCGCCGACGCCGTGATCCTCGCCACCGGAGCCGTCGCGAAACGCCTCACCTTCCCCGGCTCCGGCGATGGCTCCGGCGAGGGCACCGGAGGTTTCTGGAACCGCGGCATCTCGGCGTGCGCGGTCTGCGACGGAGCGGCGCCGATATTCCGCGGCAAGCCTCTGGCGGTGATCGGCGGCGGCGACTCGGCGATGGAGGAGGCGAGTTTTTTGACCAAGTACGGATCCAAGGTGAGTATTATACATAGGAGAGATGCGTTCAGAGCGTCTAAGATTATGCAGCAGAGAGTTTTTGCGAATCCGAAGATCGATGTGGTGTGGAACTCGACGGTTGTGGAGGCTTATGGAGACGGGGTGCTTGGAGGGTTGAAGGTGAAGAATGTGGTTACTGGTGACGTGGAGGATTTGAGAGTGAGTGGGTTGTTTTTCGCTATTGGTCATGAGCCGGCTACGAGGTTTTTGGATGGTGCGGTTGAGTTGGATTCGGATGGGTATGTGGTGACGAAGGCTGGGAGTACGGAGACTAGCGTTGCTGGAGTTTTTGCGGCGGGGGATGTTCAGGATAAGAAGTATAGGCAGGCGGTTACAGCTGCTGGAACTG GATGCATGGCAGCGTTGGATGCGGAGCACTACTTACAGGAGATTGGATCGCAGCAAGGTAAGAGCGATTGA
- the LOC111207501 gene encoding CMP-sialic acid transporter 4 isoform X2, which yields MEYRKIKDEDDDHDVASDLESLKGKPHTVASSNIALVGAGSNERTNWKRKGGRGVVTCALTILTSSQAILIVWSKRAGKYEYSVTTANFLVETLKCALSLLALTRIWKNEGVTDDNRLSTTYDEVKVFPIPAALYLFKNLLQYYIFAYVDAPGYQILKNLNIISTGVLYRIILKKKLSEIQWAGFILLCCGCTTAQLNSNSDRVLQTSLPGWIMAIVMALLSGFAGVYTEAIIKKRPSRNINVQNFWLYVFGMAFNAVAIVIQDFDAVANKGFFHGYSFITVLMILNHALSGIAVSMVMKYADNIVKVYSTSVAMLLTAVVSVFLFNFHLSLAFFLGSTVVSVSVYLHSAGKLR from the exons ATGGAGTACCGTAAAATCAAAGACGAGGATGATGATCATGACGTGGCTTCTGATCTCGAGAGTTTAAAGGGAAAACCTCACACcg TTGCTTCGAGTAACATTGCTCTGGTTGGTGCTGGATCGAACGAAAGAACCAACTGGAAACGAAA GGGGGGCAGGGGTGTAGTAACATGTGCACTGACCATCCTCACGAGCTCCCAAGCCATACTCATAGTTTGGTCTAAACGAGCTGGCAAGTATGAGTACAGTGTTACCACCGCCAACTTCTTG GTTGAGACTCTAAAGTGTGCGTTGTCTCTTCTTGCGTTGACAAGAATATGGAAGAACGAAGGTGTTACTGACGATAATAGGTTAAGCACAACGTATGACGAAGTTAAAGTCTTTCCCATTCCTGCTGCTTTGTATCTTTTCAAGAATCTCTTACAG TACTATATTTTTGCATACGTTGACGCGCCAGGCTATCAGATATTGAAGAACCTGAACATCATAAGTACTGGTGTCTTGTACAGGATTATACTCAAGAAAAA GTTGAGCGAGATTCAgtgggcgggcttcatcctatTGTGTTGTGGATGCACCACTGCTCAGTTGAATTCAAA TTCTGATCGTGTACTTCAGACATCTCTTCCCGGCTGGATTATGGCAATT GTTATGGCTCTTTTAAGTGGTTTCGCTGGAGTGTACACAGAG GCTATAATAAAAAAGAGGCCATCAAGGAATATAAATGTACAGAACTTCTGGCTATACGTCTTTGGGATGGCTTTCAATGCTGTTGCTATTGTCATCCAAGATTTCGATGCCGTGGCTAATAA agGATTCTTCCATGGTTACTCATTTATCACAGTACTCATGATTCTCAACCATGCTCTCAG TGGTATTGCTGTGTCAATGGTGATGAAATATGCAGACAATATTGTAAAG GTTTATTCGACATCAGTGGCAATGCTTCTCACCGCGGTTGTCTCTGTATTCCTATTCAATTTTCATCTTTCACTAGCTTTCTTCCTTGGTTCAAC GGTCGTCTCTGTTTCAGTATATTTGCATTCAGCTGGGAAGCTACGATGA
- the LOC111207877 gene encoding zinc finger protein ZAT3-like, with the protein MTTNNSDSDPNFHTPLNPTSNAIIPFYRTPNLQLALSPSYDQSPRKKRTKTVALPSTSSPKPKPKYPRKPDPNAPKITRPCTECGKTFWSWKALFGHMRCHPERQWRGINPPPNHRGPTPASFSNQNQRSPNWVSLMTEEDHEVASYLLMLANSMPSSSSCGERFECGGCKKVFGSHQALGGHRASHKNVKGCFAITNVADDPMTVTTTTPSDQDHQGKIVTFMGNHKCNVCFRVFSSGQALGGHMRCHWEKEEETMVGGAFDLNVPATIHDISSTSDTAGCSLDLRLGL; encoded by the coding sequence ATGACCACCAACAATTCCGATTCAGATCCCAATTTTCACACTCCACTTAACCCTACATCCAACGCAATCATCCCTTTCTACCGTACTCCAAATCTCCAACTTGCTTTATCTCCAAGTTACGACCAGAGCCCTAGAAAGAAACGCACCAAAACGGTTGCATTACCCTCTACTTcttcaccaaaaccaaaaccaaaataccCTAGAAAGCCAGACCCAAATGCCCCCAAAATCACACGTCCATGTACCGAATGTGGCAAAACGTTTTGGTCTTGGAAGGCTCTCTTTGGTCACATGAGATGTCACCCTGAGCGTCAATGGCGTGGCATCAACCCTCCTCCTAACCACCGTGGCCCCACCCCGGCTTCATTTTCAAACCAGAACCAGAGATCACCAAATTGGGTCTCCCTTATGACCGAGGAAGATCATGAAGTCGCTTCTTATCTCTTAATGCTGGCTAATTCCATGCCGTCATCATCAAGCTGTGGTGAGCGGTTCGAGTGTGGAGGTTGCAAGAAAGTGTTTGGATCACATCAGGCTTTAGGAGGACATAGAGCTAGTCACAAGAACGTTAAAGGATGCTTCGCTATCACGAACGTGGCTGATGATCCTATGACGGTTACTACTACTACTCCTAGTGATCAAGATCATCAGGGTAAGATCGTTACGTTTATGGGGAATCATAAGTGTAATGTATGTTTTAGAGTGTTCTCTAGTGGCCAGGCTTTAGGAGGTCACATGAGATGTCACTGGGAGAAAGAAGAGGAGACGATGGTCGGTGGTGCGTTTGATCTGAATGTTCCTGCAACAATACATGATATTTCGTCTACTTCGGACACAGCAGGGTGTTCATTAGATCTTAGGTTAGGGCTTTAA
- the LOC111207874 gene encoding calcium-dependent protein kinase 5-like, which translates to MGNSCRGSFKDKLFQTNNSTKLEDNSKTSTNVTSNRSSSTNTEEFSSPKKDSKNSPLVIPSKEPIMRRNMDNQAYYVLGHKTPNIRDLYTLSRKLGQGQFGTTYLCTELATGVDYACKSISKRKLISKEDVEDVRREIQIMHHLAGHGNIVTIKGAYEDSLYVHIVMELCAGGELFDRIIQRGHYSERKAAELTKIIVGVVEACHSLGVMHRDLKPENFLLVNKDDDFSLKAIDFGLSVFFKPGQIFTDVVGSPYYVAPEVLLKRYGPEADVWTAGVILYILLSGVPPFWAETQQGIFDAVLKGYIDFDSDPWPVISDSAKDLIRRMLSSKPAERLTAHEVLRHPWICENGVAPDRPLDPAVLSRLKQFSAMNKLKKMALKVIAESLSEEEIAGLREMFQAMDTDNSGAITFDELKAGLRKYGSTLKDTEIHDLMEAADVDNSGTIDYSEFIAATIHLNKLEREEHLVAAFQYFDKDGSGYITIDELQQACVEHSMTDVFLEDIIKEVDKNNDGQIDYGEFVEMMQKGNAGVGRRTMRNSLNISMRDA; encoded by the exons ATGGGCAATTCATGCCGTGGATCTTTCAAGGACAAACTCTTCCAGACCAATAACAGTACTAAGCTTGAAGACAACTCCAAAACCTCTACAAACGTCACTTCAAACCGCTCTAGTTCCACCAACACTGAAGAGTTCTCCTCTCCCAAGAAAGACAGCAAAAACTCACCTCTTGTTATCCCTTCAAAAGAACCAATCATGAGACGCAACATGGACAACCAAGCTTACTACGTCCTCGGTCACAAGACCCCAAACATTCGTGACCTCTACACTCTCAGCCGCAAGCTAGGACAAGGCCAGTTTGGCACAACCTACCTCTGCACAGAACTCGCCACTGGCGTCGACTACGCTTGCAAGTCAATCTCCAAGAGGAAACTCATCTCCAAAGAAGACGTTGAAGACGTTAGACGAGAGATTCAGATCATGCACCACTTAGCTGGTCACGGCAACATCGTGACGATCAAAGGAGCGTATGAGGACTCTTTGTACGTCCACATTGTGATGGAGCTTTGCGCTggaggggagttgtttgatagGATTATTCAGAGAGGGCATTACAGCGAGAGGAAAGCTGCTGAGCTGACTAAGATCATTGTGGGAGTTGTGGAAGCGTGTCATTCTCTTGGTGTGATGCATAGAGACTTGAAGCCTGAGAATTTCTTGTTGGTTAATAAGGATGATGATTTCTCTCTCAAGGCTATTGACTTTGGtctttctgtttttttcaaACCAG GTCAAATATTCACTGATGTTGTTGGGAGTCCATATTATGTTGCTCCTGAGGTTTTGCTCAAACGTTATGGACCTGAGGCTGATGTATGGACCGCTGGTGTTATACTGTATATATTGCTAAGCGGAGTCCCACCGTTTTGGGCAG AAACACAGCAAGGGATATTTGATGCTGTGTTGAAGGGATACATTGACTTTGATTCAGACCCTTGGCCTGTGATATCAGACAGTGCTAAAGACTTGATCCGCAGAATGTTATCCTCTAAGCCTGCAGAGCGCTTGACAGCTCATGAAGTCTTGC GTCATCCTTGGATCTGTGAGAACGGTGTTGCACCAGATAGACCACTTGATCCGGCTGTTCTGTCTCGGCTCAAGCAGTTTTCTGCAATGAATAAACTAAAGAAGATGGCTTTGAAGGTGATAGCTGAGAGTCTCTCTGAGGAAGAGATTGCTGGTTTAAGAGAAATGTTCCAAGCAATGGATACTGATAACAGTGGTGCAATCACCTTTGATGAACTCAAAGCTGGTCTGAGGAAATATGGATCTACTTTGAAAGACACAGAGATCCATGATCTTATGGAAGCG GCTGATGTGGACAACAGTGGGACGATTGATTACAGCGAGTTCATTGCAGCGACGATCCATCTCAACAAGCTGGAGAGGGAAGAGCATCTTGTGGCTGCGTTTCAGTACTTTGACAAAGACGGAAGTGGTTACATAACGATAGACGAGCTGCAGCAAGCGTGTGTTGAGCATAGTATGACTGATGTTTTCCTTGAGGACATCATCAAAGAAGTTGATAAAAACAAT GATGGACAGATTGATTATGGTGAGTTTGTGGAGATGATGCAAAAGGGAAACGCTGGTGTTGGAAGAAGGACGATGAGAAACAGTCTGAACATTAGCATGAGAGACGCTTAG